In Blattabacterium cuenoti, the genomic stretch TTTTTATGAAATAAATTAGAATAAGCTGAAACAGGTCCAGAATTTTCAATTCCTGCAATCGGATGTGTCGCTACGAAACGATTTCTTTTAGGATGAGAATGTATTTGATTACAAATATCATATTTTGTAGATCCCGTATCTAAAATTACGGTATTTGTATTAATTTGATTCAGAATAATTGGAAGTATTTTTTTTATTCCATCTACGGGAATAGATAAAACAATTACGGAAGATTGCATCACGAGATCTTGCAAAGGAATTATCTCGTCTACAATTCCAAGTCTTACAGCATATGAAGCATTTTCTTGATTTGAATCTGTCCCTATAAATTTATCTCCAAAATTTGATTTTCTCAATCTTAAACCAATGGATCCTCCAATTAATCCTAATCCTATTATTCCAATATTCATGAAAAGATTCGATTTTTTGCCTGTTCTAAAATTTTTATTGGACAGCACATAGAAAACCTGACATATCCTTTTCCATTATTACCAAATACTCTACCAGGTGTCACAAATATGTGATAAGTTTTGAGAAACTTATCGGACCATATATGATCATTTTTGTTTGTATCTGTAATTTTTGCCCAAACAAATATTCCAGAACTTTTGATTGTATACTTTAAATTTAAATAATCACATATTTCCCATATAATTTTTCTTCGTTTAATATATTCTATATTCAGTTTTTCAAACCATTTTGAATCATGATTCAAGGCTTCTATAGCTCCAATTTGTATGGGGTAATACATACCAGAATCCATTTGACTTTTTATTTTCAAAATATTATGAATAAACTCCTTTTTTCCTATTATCATTCCAACACGCCATCCAGGCATATTGTAACTTTTACTTAAAGAATTTAATTCCAAAGCTACATCTTTAGCTCCTTTCACATTAAAAATACTTAAAGGACGTTCTTCATTCAAGATAAAACTATAAGGATTATCATGAACGAGCAACACATGATTTTTTTTAGAAAAAAAAACAATTTCTTCTAATTTTTCAAAAGGAATTGTTGCACCAGTAGGCATGTGAGGATAATTAATCCACATTATTTTTGCCTTAGATAAATTTTTCAATACAGGAATCCAGTTTTCATTTTCACAAAGATTATAATAAACAATTTTTGCATCTAAAAGTTTTGATACAGAAGAATAAGGAGGATATCCAGGATCGGGAATTAATACCTCATCCCCTTTATCTAAATAAGACATACTTATAAGCATAATTCCTTCCTTAGAACCCATTAATGGTAAAATTTCATTTTTAGGATCCACATTTACTCGATATACTTTTTTATACCAATTAGAAATAGCATTTCGTAGTGCTTCTATTCCAATATACTTTTGATAAGTATTCGCATGCTTTAATTCTGATGCTTTTTTCATTTTATGTATAACCCCAGATGGAGGAATCAGATCAGGATTTCCAATTCCTAAATTAATGATTTTGATCCCATTTTTTTCAAAATGATAAATTTCCTTCATTTTTTCTGAAAAAAAATATTCCGATATTTGATTCGTTCTTTTTGCTGCTACAATCATTAGGTTCTTATTCTATTCTCCCATTTTGATATTCTCCCATAATATATAACTGATGAAGACAGGGAATTTTTTGTATTTGTTGTTTCATATTTTCATAATCTTTTATATTGTTGAATATGATATCCACATAAAATGAATATTCCCAAGGTATTTGTATAATAGGAATGGATTGTATTTTCGTCATGTTAATTCCAAGACTAGATATCAGACTCAATATCTGAGATAAACTACCAGTAGTATGCAATATTTTGAATATTAATGAAGCTTTGTCAAAATAATTATTTTCTTTTTGTCCTTTTTTGCAACAATTTTTAATAATAAAAAATCTAGTAAAATTACTTGTAATAGTTTGTATATTTTTGTAAATGATTTCCAAACCATATTCTCTAGCCGCATTTTCGGACGCTATTGCAGCTAAGCCTTTTTTTTTGCATATAGAAATATATTTAGCAGCAGCGGCCGTATCAGAATATTCTGATATCTTGATGTTAGGATGAGCATCTATGAATAATTCACATTGTAAAATAGCCATAGGGTGAGAATATATTTCCTTAATATCTTCTATATTTTGTCCGGGATAAGCCATAAGATTATGCTTTATAGGCATATATATTTCTCCCACTATTTTTAAATTATATTCAGATAAAAGACTATAATTGGTCAGTATTGTTCCTGCTATGCTATTTTCTATAGCCATAACCCCTATATCTACATTTGATTTTGCTACGGAAATAGCCAATTCTCTAAAAGAAGAACACTCCATCAATTTATAATTACATCCTTCAAAATATCTAGAAACAGCTGCATGATGAAAACATCCCTTAACTCCTTGTATCGCTATTTTTTTCATGAAAACAAAAAAAAGGCGGATAAATTTGATGCAAATATAAAAAATTATTATAATTTATTTATACAATATAGATCAATTATTCACAATTGAAATGATCAAAAAAGATTAAAACGGTTAACTTTATAACTTTGTGTTTTCGGATTCTACTATTTCATTATGCAAAAGAAAAAATCTTCTATAGGATGGAGGAATGAAAACAAGCACCCTTCTCTTTCGGAAGTTTTTTCTTCCGTTTCTGTTCCAAAACAGAAAGGGATATGGAAAAAACTTTTTGCTTTTACTGGTCCAGGATTATTAATTTCTGTAGGATATATGGATCCAGGAAATTGGGCGACAGATATTGCTGGAGGGGCTCAATTTGGTTATATGCTTCTATCTGTGATTTTTATATCCAATTTTTTTGCCATGATTTTGCAACATTTAGCTTTAAAATTAGGAATTGTTTGTGAGAGAGACTTAGCACAAGCTTGTAGAGATCATTACCCACCCTTTATTAGTTTCATTTTATGGATATTATGCGAAATAGCTATTTCAGCTTGTGATTTAGCGGAAATTATCGGTTCAGTACTAGCCTTAAAATTGCTTTTTGGCATTCCCATGACATGGGGAGTATTAATTACAGTTATAGATGTTTTAATTATTTTGTTTTTTCAACATAAAGGTTTTAGATACATTGAAAGTGTAGTAGCAACTTTAATTTTTACAATTTTAATTTGTTTTAGTTTTGAAATTATTAATTCAAAACCTGAATTTTTTTCCATATTAAAAGGAATTATCCCTAGTACTGAGATTATGAAAAATTCGCATTCTTTTTATATATCTATCGGAATACTAGGAGCTACGGTAATGCCTCATAATCTGTATCTTCACTCAAGCATCATACAAACTAGAGATTATCCACGTACTATTGAAGGGAAGAAAATGGCGATCAAATATGCCACCATAGACAGTACCTTATCTCTATCTTTAGCATTTTTTATCAATGCAGCGATATTAATTATATCTGCAGCCACTTTTCATAAATTTGGACATACAAAAGTTTCAGATATTATGGATGCACACAAACTTCTAACTCCTATATTAGGTTCTAGCCTAGCTGGAGTTTTTTTTGCATTAGCTTTACTAGCATCAGGACAAAATTCTACATTAACTGGAACTTTAGCTGGACAAATAGTTATGGAAGGATTTCTGAATATAAAACTCAAACCTTGGATTAGAAGATTAATAACGAGATTGATTGCTATTGTTCCAGCCATGATTGTATCTATTGTTTATGGAGAAAAAGGCACAACTGAATTATTAATAATAAGTCAAATCATTTTATCGGCACAACTAAGTTTTGCAATAGTTCCATTAGTTCATTTTACAGGAGATTCAGAAAAAATGGGACCATTTGTTAATGGAACTTTTTTAAAAATATCAGCCTGGTTCATTACAATTATCATTGTGATGCTAAATCTATTTTTATTATATAATAGCTTCTTGTGAAGATGAAGAAGATAATACTTCAAAATTGAATGTAAATTCGAAATTTTTATGTAATCGTATAGTTGCCTTATGTTTTCCTATTGTTTTAATTACTTTATTTCCAGGTATCCTAATGAGTTTCTTATCTATGGAAACTCCTTCTTGATTCAAAACATTCATAAGGTATTGATTATTAATTGAACCAAAAAGTTTTCCTCCTTTCCCTGTTTTAACTGGTATTTTAATAGTTAATTTTTTTAATTTATCTTCTATTTCTTTATGTTTTTCAATTAAAAAATTTTCTTTTTTAGAACGTTGTTTCAATATTTCATGAGTATTTTTTATAGTTCCAGGCAATGCTAAAATTGCATATCCTTTAGGAATGAGATAGTTTCTAGCATAACCAGGTTTAACATCTAATTCATCATATTGAAATCCTAAATTTTCTATGTCTTTTTTTAGAATAATCTTCATTTTATCTTAAATCATCTGTAACAAAAGGTAAAAGTCCAATCTGTCTACATCTTTTGATAGCTGAATTTAATTTATTTTGATTTTTTTGTAAAGTCCCTGTGATACGACGTGGTAAAATTTTACCTTGTGCATTCAGAAATTTGATTAAAAATGTAGGATCTTTATAATCTATATATTTAATATTTCTTTTTTCAAAAAAACAATATTTTTTTTCTACTTTTGTTTCTATTTTAATAGGAGATAAATATCTTAATTCATTATCTACTACTTGTTTTGTATTTATCTTTTTATGTGATTCCTCTAAATTATTCATCTTTTTTCAATAATTTTTTTCTTCTTTTTTCAGCATATTCTATTCCATATTTATTTAATTTAACAGTTATAAAACGTAAAATACGCTCATCTTGTTTTAATTTTAATTCTAAATCAGAAATGGAATCAGAATTCAATAAAAATTCAAATAAGTGATAACAACCGCTTTGTTTTTTTCGAATAGAATAAGCTAGTTTTTTTAATCCCCAATGTTCCTGATGAATGATTTTTCCTTTTTTTTGTATGATATAATTTTCATATTCATTTGTAGTATCTTTTGCTTGATCATCAGATAATATAGGAGTTATTATGATAATATTTTCATAATGTTTTAGCATTGAATTTTTTTAAATGTAAATCTATATTTTTATATTCTTTTTTCAAAAACATTCTAAATTTTTTCTTTTATTCTGTTGATTAATTTCTCTATACGTAGTAAACTTTCTTCTTTTCCTAGCATTTCAAAAATTATAAAAATATCAATTCCTTTTAGAGAACCCACTAAAGCTAAACGAAATAATTGCATAATTTTATGTTTGTTTTTTTTTTTTTGAAAAAAACATGTCAAATTAACCGAACTAAATGAATTTATATTATATAACAATATTTTTGCATTTTCTAATTCAATAATTGTATTTTCATGACAAATTTTATTGAAAAAATTATCTTCATAAGAATTAGGAGAAACAAAAAAATAAGAAGAATGTTCCCATATTTCATGAATAAAATGAATTCTATCCATTGTTAAATAAATGACTTTCCATAAATAATCTTTTTTTTTGTATAAAATAGAACGTTTTTTTACTTCTCTAAAAAGAAATGCAAATATATCTTCTTTTTTTAAATGTTTTTTATTAAACCAATTCGTCTTTTTGATATCAAAATAAACACCAGATTTTTTTATTTTTTCTAAAGAGAATAAATGTATTAATTCTTGTAAAGAAAAAATTTCTTTTTTAACTCCAGGATTCCATCCTAATAAAGCTAACATATTCACAAATGCTTCAGGCAAATAACCTAATTCCCTATATCCTGGTATAAGAATTTGAGTTTTTGGAATTTTCCATTGTATAGGATATATAGGAAAATTTAAGTTATTTGTATTTCTTTTACTGATTTTTCCTTTTCCATTATTTCTTAAAATTAAAGGTAAATGTGCAAAATTAGGAGTGGTCCAACCTAAAGCTCTATATAACAATACATGTAAAGACGTAGACGGAAGCCATTCTTCTCCTCTGATCACATGAGTAATTTTCATTAAATGATCATCTATTGTATGAGCTAAATGATAAGTAGCTAATCCATCCGATTTTAATAAAATTTTATCGTCTAAATGATCTGTATCAACTATTATATTGCCACGTATGATATCATATATTTTTAATTTTTCTCCAGGTTCTATTTTAAATCGAATCACATAAGAATCAGATTGCAATTTATCATGTAATTGTTCTTTCGTCATAGTTAAAGAATTATTCATATACATTCTATTTCTAGAATTATAAGAAAAAGTTAAATCACGATTACTATATTCTTTTCTTTTTTTATCAATATCTTGATCTGTATCAAAAGCATAATAAACATATCCTTTTTTTAACAATTTATTGATATACATACGATAAATATCCATTCTTTGAGATTGATAATAAGGAGAATAAGGTCCTCCATATCCTACTCCTTCATCAGGTTCGATCTGACACCATTTTAATGTTTCCAAAATATATGATTCAGAATTTTCAACGAATCTTTTCTGATCAGTATCTTCTATTCTCAGAATAAATGTCCCACCATGTTTTTTAGAAAAAAGATAATTATATAATGCTGTTCTGATTCCACCTAAATGAAGTGGCCCTGTAGGACTAGGAGCGAAACGAACTCTTACAGAATGTGATGACATGATTTATTTATTTTCCAATACAAAATTTTGAAAAAATATTTTTTAGAATATCTTCACTTGTAATTTCTCCCGTAATTTCTCCTAAATACCGTAATGACTCTTTAATATATATTGATATTAAATCTACTGATAATCCTTTATTAAAAGCATGATGTGCTAATGATAATTCTCTTAATGAAAGCTTTAAAGCTTCATAATGTCTGTATTGTGTAACCACTATTTTTTTTTTTTTTAACTTATCCAAAAATAAAGAACTTAAAGCATTGAGAACCCTTTTCACTTCATTATAATTTTTTGCAGAAATTTCAAAAAAATAAGGAATCTCTGACTTGAAATTTTCAAAATCATGAATAGGAGATATATCTGATTTATTTGCTATAACAAAAATATTTTTTAGTGGATACTTTGTGTGAATTTCTTTAATATCACTAATAATTTTTTGTTTTTTTTGATTATAAGAATCAAAAATATATAATATGACTTGAGCCTCTTCTATTCTCTCCATGGTTTTTTCCACTCCCATAGTTTCTATAGGATCTTCAGTTTCCCTAATTCCTGCCGTATCTAAAAAATGAAAAAGAATTCCATTTAAAATGATTTCTCCTTCCACACAATCTCTAGTTGTTCCTTCTATATGGGATATAATAGAACGATCTTCCTGAATCACTTGATTAAAAAAAGTAGATTTTCCCACATTGGGCTCTCCAATAATAATCACATAAATTCCTTTTTTTATAGCATTTCCTAATGAAAAAGATTCAATTAAATCTTTTAAAATTTCTTTTAATTCTTGTAAAAAAGAAAAAAGTTCTGATCTTTTAGCAAAGATTACATTTTCTTCAGAAAAATCTAATTCTAATTCTAATAAAGATGCAAAATCTAATAATTTTTTTCTTAAATCCTTAATCGTTTGAGACAATGATCCTTTGATCTGTTGTAAAGATATTTCATGACATATTTTGTTTTCAGATACAATTAAATCTGCTATAGCTTCAGCTTGTGATAAATCTACTTTTTGATTTATAAAAGCACGAAATGTAAATTCTCCAGGACGAGCTAACCGTATTCCTTTTCTAATAAGCAATTGCAGAATTTTTTGTTGAATATAATAGGAACCATGACAAGAAATCTCAATCATATTTTCTCCTGTATAAGAAAAAGGAGATTTAAAAATAGAAATCAAAACTTGATCTAATAAATTATTATTCTCTTCTACAAGAGACCCTAAATGAATAGTATGTGTAGACTGTTTCTCCAGTTTTTTACCAGGTTTAATAGAAACAAAAATATTTTCAACAATAGATATGGAATTTTCTCCAGAAATACGAATAACAGAAATAGCACTAGAACCAATAGGTGTTGCTAAGGCAACAATGGTATCATCATTATCTAACATAAAACGAAAAAATTATGAATCATAAAATAAGTATTTTTTTTTGAAATTCACATCATTTTAATTTCGTTATATGGAATATTTTTTTTACAAATTTTACCGTGTCTTTCAACATACTCTTCAAGATTTATATCCAGAACCTAAAGAGTTAGAAAGTATTTTTTTTTTACTCACGACCCACATTTTGAAATGTGATAAAACAACTATTTTATTACGATTAAATCGAAAAGAAAAAATCAATTTTTTCACTTACGATAAATTAATCAAAAAATTATGGGAATTAAAAAAAAATAGACCCATACAATATGTAATTGGTAAGGCTTATTTTTTTGGAATGAAATTCATAGTCAATGAAAATGTCTTTATTCCAAGACCAGAAACAGAAGAACTTGTATATTGGATTATACAGAATCACGGTTACAACTCAAATCACAATAATCCCATTCGAGTATTTGACATTGGAACAGGAAGTGGATGTATTGGTATTACTTTAAAAAAAAAAAAACCTGAAATTACACATGTTCATGCCTTTGACTATAATCAAAAAACTCTTGATATAGCTAGTGAAAATGCAAAATTACATAATGTAAAAATTACATTCAAAAATGTAGATCTCTTGACAGAGGACATTTTCATTCCTACAAATAAAAAAAACTATATTAATATTATCGTCAGTAATCCTCCTTATATCAAGCTATCTGAAAAAAAACTCCTACATCCAAATATTGTTCAATACGAACCTTATCAAGCTTTATTTGTTCCTGATGAGGACCCTTTGATTTTTTATAAAAAAATTTCTTTTTGGATAAAAAGAAAATTGACTGGAGTCGTTTATGTGTATTTTGAAATCAACCA encodes the following:
- a CDS encoding prephenate dehydratase, producing MKKIAIQGVKGCFHHAAVSRYFEGCNYKLMECSSFRELAISVAKSNVDIGVMAIENSIAGTILTNYSLLSEYNLKIVGEIYMPIKHNLMAYPGQNIEDIKEIYSHPMAILQCELFIDAHPNIKISEYSDTAAAAKYISICKKKGLAAIASENAAREYGLEIIYKNIQTITSNFTRFFIIKNCCKKGQKENNYFDKASLIFKILHTTGSLSQILSLISSLGINMTKIQSIPIIQIPWEYSFYVDIIFNNIKDYENMKQQIQKIPCLHQLYIMGEYQNGRIE
- the gltX gene encoding glutamate--tRNA ligase, whose protein sequence is MSSHSVRVRFAPSPTGPLHLGGIRTALYNYLFSKKHGGTFILRIEDTDQKRFVENSESYILETLKWCQIEPDEGVGYGGPYSPYYQSQRMDIYRMYINKLLKKGYVYYAFDTDQDIDKKRKEYSNRDLTFSYNSRNRMYMNNSLTMTKEQLHDKLQSDSYVIRFKIEPGEKLKIYDIIRGNIIVDTDHLDDKILLKSDGLATYHLAHTIDDHLMKITHVIRGEEWLPSTSLHVLLYRALGWTTPNFAHLPLILRNNGKGKISKRNTNNLNFPIYPIQWKIPKTQILIPGYRELGYLPEAFVNMLALLGWNPGVKKEIFSLQELIHLFSLEKIKKSGVYFDIKKTNWFNKKHLKKEDIFAFLFREVKKRSILYKKKDYLWKVIYLTMDRIHFIHEIWEHSSYFFVSPNSYEDNFFNKICHENTIIELENAKILLYNINSFSSVNLTCFFQKKKNKHKIMQLFRLALVGSLKGIDIFIIFEMLGKEESLLRIEKLINRIKEKI
- the rplI gene encoding 50S ribosomal protein L9, coding for MKIILKKDIENLGFQYDELDVKPGYARNYLIPKGYAILALPGTIKNTHEILKQRSKKENFLIEKHKEIEDKLKKLTIKIPVKTGKGGKLFGSINNQYLMNVLNQEGVSIDKKLIRIPGNKVIKTIGKHKATIRLHKNFEFTFNFEVLSSSSSQEAII
- a CDS encoding pyridoxal phosphate-dependent aminotransferase, with the protein product MIVAAKRTNQISEYFFSEKMKEIYHFEKNGIKIINLGIGNPDLIPPSGVIHKMKKASELKHANTYQKYIGIEALRNAISNWYKKVYRVNVDPKNEILPLMGSKEGIMLISMSYLDKGDEVLIPDPGYPPYSSVSKLLDAKIVYYNLCENENWIPVLKNLSKAKIMWINYPHMPTGATIPFEKLEEIVFFSKKNHVLLVHDNPYSFILNEERPLSIFNVKGAKDVALELNSLSKSYNMPGWRVGMIIGKKEFIHNILKIKSQMDSGMYYPIQIGAIEALNHDSKWFEKLNIEYIKRRKIIWEICDYLNLKYTIKSSGIFVWAKITDTNKNDHIWSDKFLKTYHIFVTPGRVFGNNGKGYVRFSMCCPIKILEQAKNRIFS
- the prmC gene encoding peptide chain release factor N(5)-glutamine methyltransferase, with translation MEYFFYKFYRVFQHTLQDLYPEPKELESIFFLLTTHILKCDKTTILLRLNRKEKINFFTYDKLIKKLWELKKNRPIQYVIGKAYFFGMKFIVNENVFIPRPETEELVYWIIQNHGYNSNHNNPIRVFDIGTGSGCIGITLKKKKPEITHVHAFDYNQKTLDIASENAKLHNVKITFKNVDLLTEDIFIPTNKKNYINIIVSNPPYIKLSEKKLLHPNIVQYEPYQALFVPDEDPLIFYKKISFWIKRKLTGVVYVYFEINQFLYLDILDFLKKIGFLNIEIKKDFQGFFRMIRAVYYGKK
- the mnmE gene encoding tRNA uridine-5-carboxymethylaminomethyl(34) synthesis GTPase MnmE translates to MLDNDDTIVALATPIGSSAISVIRISGENSISIVENIFVSIKPGKKLEKQSTHTIHLGSLVEENNNLLDQVLISIFKSPFSYTGENMIEISCHGSYYIQQKILQLLIRKGIRLARPGEFTFRAFINQKVDLSQAEAIADLIVSENKICHEISLQQIKGSLSQTIKDLRKKLLDFASLLELELDFSEENVIFAKRSELFSFLQELKEILKDLIESFSLGNAIKKGIYVIIIGEPNVGKSTFFNQVIQEDRSIISHIEGTTRDCVEGEIILNGILFHFLDTAGIRETEDPIETMGVEKTMERIEEAQVILYIFDSYNQKKQKIISDIKEIHTKYPLKNIFVIANKSDISPIHDFENFKSEIPYFFEISAKNYNEVKRVLNALSSLFLDKLKKKKIVVTQYRHYEALKLSLRELSLAHHAFNKGLSVDLISIYIKESLRYLGEITGEITSEDILKNIFSKFCIGK
- the rpsR gene encoding 30S ribosomal protein S18 is translated as MNNLEESHKKINTKQVVDNELRYLSPIKIETKVEKKYCFFEKRNIKYIDYKDPTFLIKFLNAQGKILPRRITGTLQKNQNKLNSAIKRCRQIGLLPFVTDDLR
- a CDS encoding Nramp family divalent metal transporter, whose protein sequence is MQKKKSSIGWRNENKHPSLSEVFSSVSVPKQKGIWKKLFAFTGPGLLISVGYMDPGNWATDIAGGAQFGYMLLSVIFISNFFAMILQHLALKLGIVCERDLAQACRDHYPPFISFILWILCEIAISACDLAEIIGSVLALKLLFGIPMTWGVLITVIDVLIILFFQHKGFRYIESVVATLIFTILICFSFEIINSKPEFFSILKGIIPSTEIMKNSHSFYISIGILGATVMPHNLYLHSSIIQTRDYPRTIEGKKMAIKYATIDSTLSLSLAFFINAAILIISAATFHKFGHTKVSDIMDAHKLLTPILGSSLAGVFFALALLASGQNSTLTGTLAGQIVMEGFLNIKLKPWIRRLITRLIAIVPAMIVSIVYGEKGTTELLIISQIILSAQLSFAIVPLVHFTGDSEKMGPFVNGTFLKISAWFITIIIVMLNLFLLYNSFL
- the rpsF gene encoding 30S ribosomal protein S6 translates to MLKHYENIIIITPILSDDQAKDTTNEYENYIIQKKGKIIHQEHWGLKKLAYSIRKKQSGCYHLFEFLLNSDSISDLELKLKQDERILRFITVKLNKYGIEYAEKRRKKLLKKDE